A window from Primulina huaijiensis isolate GDHJ02 chromosome 13, ASM1229523v2, whole genome shotgun sequence encodes these proteins:
- the LOC140991320 gene encoding oligouridylate-binding protein 1-like — MHQQRLKQQQALMQQSLYHPGLLAQPQIEPILSGNLPPGFDSSTCRSVYVGNIHPQVTEPLLQEVFANTGPLEGCKLIRKEKSSYGFVDYFDRRSAALAIVTLNGRQLFGQAIKVNWAYASSQREDTTNQFNIFVGDLSPEVTDATLFACFSVYPSCSDARVMWDQKTGRSRGFGFVSFRNQQEAQSSINDLNGKWLGSRQIRCNWATKGAGLGDDQQSSDLKTIVELTNGTSEDGLEKRNEDAPENNPQYTTVYVGNLSPEVTSVDLHRHFHALGVGAIEDIRVQRDKGFGFIRYSSHAEAARAIQMGNARILFGKPIKCSWGSKPTPPGTSSTPLPPPAATYMPGFTAADLAAYERQLALSKMMGDAQALMHPQGQRFAAATQPLYDTMYSSIGTSQQPMFYQ, encoded by the exons ATAGAGCCTATCTTGAGTGGAAATTTGCCTCCCGGATTTGATTCAAGTACATGCCGTAGTGT GTATGTCGGAAACATCCACCCACAAGTTACGGAACCACTTCTTCAAGAGGTTTTTGCTAATACTGGTCCTCTCGAAGGTTGCAAGCTCATTCGTAAAGAGAAG TCATCCTATGGCTTTGTGGATTACTTTGATCGCCGATCAGCCGCCCTTGCTATCGTGACTTTGAATGGGAGGCAATT GTTTGGTCAAGCTATTAAAGTTAACTGGGCATATGCTAGTTCGCAGAGAGAGGACACGACaa ATCAATTCAATATTTTTGTTGGTGATCTTAGCCCAGAGGTTACGGATGCTACcttatttgcatgtttctctGTCTATCCTAGTTGTTC AGATGCAAGGGTCATGTGGGATCAGAAGACTGGTCGCTCAAGGGGCTTCGGTTTTGTTTCTTTTCGTAATCAGCAG GAAGCTCAAAGTTCAATAAATGACTTGAATG GGAAGTGGCTTGGAAGTAGACAGATCCGCTGCAACTGGGCCACAAAAGGTGCTGGTCTGGGTGATGACCAGCAGAGTTCTGATTTAAAAACCATCGTGGAACTCACAAATGGAACATCAG AAGATGGTCTGGAAAAGAGGAATGAAGATGCCCCAGAAAACAATCCACAGTATACGACTGTCTATGTTGGCAATCTTTCTCCTGAA GTGACATCTGTTGATCTACACCGTCATTTCCATGCACTTGGAGTTGGAGCAATTGAGGATATCCGTGTTCAGCGAGACAAAGGTTTTGGCTTCATAAGATATAGTAGTCATGCTGAAGCAGCTCGCGCTATCCAAATGGGAAATGCTCGAATCCTTTTTGGCAAACCGATAAAG TGCTCATGGGGTAGTAAGCCTACTCCTCCAGGAACCAGTTCTACCCCTCTACCTCCTCCAGCTGCAACTTATATGCCAGGATTTACGGCTGCCGATCTTGCTGCCTATGAGCGGCAACTTGCTTTGAGTAAAATGATGGGTGATGCACAAGCCCTGATGCATCCACAGGGTCAGCGATTTGCTGCTGCCACTCAGCCTCTATATGACACCATGTATTCAAGCATCGGCACATCCCAACAACCCATGTTCTATCAGTAG
- the LOC140956361 gene encoding FCS-Like Zinc finger 13-like — protein sequence MIGKNPKRVIGRLAGSLVSGNRSGMVDVVTGWRSHLEPKAQSPKGIKCFDFGGVGLGIVAALEKSGDRVGETPANIALFSRKMSRSNPIPVKNPLKFGGYLEEFEMGSSEEYTIVTSHGPDNHYTKVYYGGMEHGRKGDERAPFRIQSSGTSTRASVFHISPLRLGDFDGAPAADFLSSCNLCKKQLHGKDIYMYRGDKAFCSSECRYSQIVMDERKEKCRSENSRPVEVSSSPLSNGHVFTTGILAI from the exons ATGATCGGGAAAAACCCGAAGCGGGTGATCGGGAGACTCGCCGGATCATTGGTTTCCGGCAATAGATCCGGCATGGTTGATGTTGTCACCGGTTGGAGAAGCCACTTAGAGCCCAAAGCTCAGTCCCCGAAAGGGATAAAATGTTTCGATTTTGGTGGGGTTGGATTAGGAATTGTGGCGGCACTCGAGAAATCCGGTGATCGCGTGGGTGAAACTCCGGCTAATATAGCGTTGTTCAGCCGAAAGATGAGTCGATCTAACCCCATTCCGGTGAAGAATCCGTTAAAATTTGGGGGATATTTGGAGGAATTTGAGATGGGAAGTTCAGAGGAATACACAATTGTGACGTCCCATGGACCAGATAACCACTACACTAAAGTGTATTATGGTGGGATGGAGCATGGTAGGAAGGGTGACGAAAGGGCCCCTTTCAGAATACAAAGCAGCGGAACGAGCACCCGGGCCAGTGTATTCCACATATCTCCGCTAAGATTGGGGGACttcgacggagctccggcggcCGATTTCCTGAGCTCCTGCAACTTGTGCAAGAAGCAACTCCATGGCAAAGACATATACATGTACAG GGGTGACAAAGCATTTTGTAGCTCAGAGTGTCGATACAGTCAAATTGTAATGGACGAGCGCAAAGAGAAGTGCAGATCAGAAAACTCGAGACCCGTCGAGGTTTCGAGCTCGCCCCTTTCAAATGGACATGTTTTCACTACTGGGATCCTTGCAATTTAG
- the LOC140991861 gene encoding V-type proton ATPase subunit D-like — MSGQSQRLNVVPTVTMLGAMKARLIGATRGHALLKKKSDALTVQFRQILKKIVSTKESVGDIMKSSSFALTEAKYVAGENIKHIVRENVQSASLKVRSRQENIAGVKLPKFEHYIDGETKNALTGLARGGQQVQACRTAYIKSIELLVELASLQTSFLTLDEAIKTTNRRVNALENVVKPRLENTISYIKGELDELEREDFFRLKKIQGYKRRELERQREAAKAYADEKVAEEISLKKGISMNSAHNMLSQAMQKDEDIIF; from the coding sequence atgtctgGACAGAGCCAGCGCTTGAATGTTGTTCCAACTGTTACAATGCTTGGAGCAATGAAAGCTCGACTTATTGGGGCTACGAGAGGCCATGCTTTGCTCAAGAAGAAGAGTGATGCTTTGACCGTGCAATTTCGACAAATTCTCAAGAAGATCGTCTCAACAAAAGAGTCAGTGGGAGATATCATGAAAAGTTCTTCTTTTGCTCTCACGGAAGCTAAATACGTAGCTGGTGAGAATATCAAGCACATTGTTCGTGAAAATGTCCAAAGTGCGTCACTTAAGGTGCGATCGCGTCAGGAAAATATTGCTGGGGTAAAACTTCCTAAATTCGAACACTACATTGACGGAGAGACTAAAAATGCCTTGACTGGATTGGCAAGAGGAGGCCAACAGGTTCAAGCTTGTCGCACAGCATATATAAAATCTATCGAGCTTCTTGTAGAGCTTGCCAGTCTTCAAACTTCATTCTTGACCCTTGATGAGGCGATCAAGACCACAAATCGTAGAGTCAATGCCCTGGAGAATGTTGTAAAGCCACGACTAGAGAATACAATAAGTTACATCAAGGGAGAGTTAGATGAATTGGAAAGGGAGGATTTCTTTAGACTGAAAAAGATACAAGGTTACAAGAGGAGAGAGCTCGAGAGACAGCGTGAAGCTGCCAAGGCATATGCAGACGAGAAGGTTGCGGAGGAAATCTCTTTGAAGAAGGGCATTTCTATGAATTCGGCACACAACATGTTGTCCCAAGCTATGCAGAAAGATGAGGACATAATCTTTTGA
- the LOC140956405 gene encoding glucan endo-1,3-beta-glucosidase 8-like: protein MQTQLNKHDMSSIKATIPHYTDVFNLTNTSRPSETDFRADIKETMVKYVTFLRKNDAPFFLSMFPIHYVNNNSLDFDFAFMDNRSSHKVNDGNATYTNAFEFLYDSCHWALAKANATSVKIVIGAIGWPTDSYPGANVANAERFYKTFLPFIASGKGTPMRPNQTINVFLNNLSDENRLFLDLGSFQRHWGIYKFNGEPKYRIDFSGKGRDLYPSTAKGVIFMPNRWCVFNGNLDDPGKVEYMKSLACSESDCSSLDLGGSCENLTYVEKVSYAFNRYFQTKGQASQTSDDKCHMGGLGKVVPNDPSNGKCEFPVEILSAENVIEGATFGASGSSRDRVHGRMSLSAGLLALTVLWMIL, encoded by the coding sequence ATGCAAACACAGCTGAACAAACATGACATGTCATCTATCAAAGCAACAATCCCACATTACACTGATGTCTTCAATCTGACGAATACTTCGAGGCCATCAGAAACCGATTTCCGAGCAGATATCAAAGAGACAATGGTGAAATACGTGACATTCCTCAGAAAAAACGATGCTCCTTTCTTCTTGAGCATGTTCCCGATTCACTACGTGAACAACAATAGCTTGGATTTTGATTTTGCATTTATGGACAACAGATCGAGTCACAAGGTAAACGACGGAAACGCGACGTACACAAATGCATTCGAATTTTTATACGATTCATGTCATTGGGCTTTGGCTAAAGCCAACGCGACAAGCGTGAAAATCGTAATCGGAGCCATCGGTTGGCCTACGGATAGTTACCCAGGAGCCAACGTTGCAAATGCCGAACGTTTTTACAAAACCTTTCTCCCTTTTATCGCCAGTGGAAAAGGGACCCCCATGAGACCCAACCAGACGATCAACGTGTTCTTAAATAACTTGTCCGATGAAAACCGTTTGTTTCTCGATTTGGGCTCGTTCCAGCGTCATTGGGGGATCTATAAATTCAACGGGGAGCCCAAATACAGGATCGATTTCTCTGGAAAGGGAAGGGATTTGTATCCCAGTACGGCTAAAGGAGTGATATTCATGCCGAATAGGTGGTGTGTGTTTAATGGGAACTTGGACGACCCCGGGAAAGTGGAGTACATGAAGAGCCTGGCGTGCAGCGAATCGGATTGCTCAAGTTTGGACCTGGGGGGATCGTGCGAGAATTTAACTTATGTGGAGAAGGTTTCGTATGCATTCAACAGGTACTTCCAGACCAAGGGGCAGGCCTCTCAGACATCGGATGATAAATGCCACATGGGTGGATTGGGGAAGGTGGTGCCGAATGATCCATCTAACGGGAAATGCGAGTTTCCGGTGGAGATTTTGTCCGCTGAAAATGTCATTGAAGGAGCAACGTTTGGCGCCTCGGGCAGCAGCAGAGACAGAGTACATGGGCGGATGTCTCTATCAGCTGGGCTTTTAGCGTTGACGGTGCTTTGGATGATCTTATAG
- the LOC140991297 gene encoding glucan endo-1,3-beta-glucosidase 9-like gives MILWSYNYSCADAFIGINWGRLSSQRLVPSMVVDLLLQNGIEDVRIFQQADNVLEAFYGSGIRASLGLSNTLLADYTNETKTSVWIRDKIIKYEDVMKFRYVTIGTNPFSPTFQSKIYYEAVDVVRTMQTQLNRRNRSHIKATIPHYIDVLNLTNTFRPSEADFRDDIKEKMIEYVTTLKINDSPFFLSMYPIHFVNNNSLDFDFAFMDRRSNYSIKDTNVTYTNAFELLYDSCHWALAKANATSVKIVIAAIGWPTDSYPGANVTNAERFFRTFLPYIVSGTGTPMRPNQNIDVFINNLSDENRMLTPLGGFQRHWGVYKFNGEPKYQIDFSGKGADIYPSMAKGVVSMPKRWCMFNGNVEDPRKVELLKRMACNETDCSSLDEGGSCSHLTYEDKVSYAFNRYFQARGQSSELSNEECDMDGLGIVVSKDPSNGICEFPVEILSAEQAVEGATFGSIDNGGERVHERISASVGVLASTLLWIIIQI, from the exons ATGATTTTATGGTCATACAATTATTCATGCGCAGATGCATTTATAGGCATCAACTGGGGAAGATTGAGCTCCCAGAGATTGGTACCTTCCATGGTTGTTGATTTGCTGTTACAGAATGGGATCGAAGATGTCAGGATTTTTCAGCAAGCAGACAATGTTTTGGAGGCCTTCTATGGAAGTGGAATCAGAGCTTCCCTTGGTCTCTCTAATACGTTATTGGCGGATTATACAAACGAAACAAAAACAAGTGTTTGGATAAGGGACAAGATAATCAAGTATGAAGATGTAATGAAATTTCG GTACGTCACCATTGGAACTAATCCCTTTTCTCCAACATTCCAAAGCAAAATTTACTATGAAGCAGTAGATGTTGTAAGGACCATGCAGACACAGCTTAACCGACGTAACAGATCACATATCAAAGCAACAATCCCACATTACATAGATGTCCTCAATCTGACAAATACTTTCAGGCCATCGGAAGCAGATTTCCGGGACGATATCAAAGAGAAAATGATAGAATACGTAACAACCCTCAAAATCAACGATTCCCCTTTCTTCTTGAGCATGTACCCGATTCATTTCGTGAACAATAATAGCTTGGATTTTGATTTTGCATTTATGGACCGCAGATCGAATTACAGCATAAAAGACACAAACGTGACCTACACAAATGCATTCGAGTTATTATACGATTCATGCCATTGGGCTTTGGCTAAAGCCAACGCGACAAGCGTGAAAATCGTAATTGCAGCCATCGGCTGGCCTACGGATAGTTACCCGGGAGCCAACGTTACAAATGCGGAACGTTTTTTCAGAACCTTTCTCCCTTACATTGTCAGTGGAACAGGCACGCCTATGAGACCCAACCAGAATATCGACGTGTTCATAAATAACCTGTCCGATGAAAACCGGATGCTTACCCCATTGGGTGGGTTCCAGCGTCACTGGGGGGTCTATAAATTCAACGGGGAGCCCAAATACCAGATCGATTTCTCTGGAAAGGGGGCAGATATCTATCCCAGCATGGCTAAAGGAGTGGTATCCATGCCGAAAAGGTGGTGCATGTTTAATGGGAACGTGGAAGACCCCAGGAAAGTCGAGTTACTGAAGAGAATGGCGTGCAACGAAACGGATTGCTCAAGTTTGGATGAGGGGGGATCGTGCTCCCATTTAACTTATGAGGACAAGGTTTCTTACGCGTTCAACAGGTACTTCCAGGCGCGGGGGCAGTCATCTGAGTTGTCAAATGAAGAATGCGACATGGATGGGTTGGGGATAGTGGTGTCAAAAGATCCATCTAACGGGATATGCGAGTTTCCGGTGGAGATTTTGTCGGCGGAACAGGCCGTTGAAGGAGCAACATTTGGCTCCATAGACAACGGCGGGGAGAGAGTACACGAGAGGATATCTGCATCTGTCGGGGTTTTAGCGTCGACTCTACTTTGGATCATCATACAGATATAG
- the LOC140956383 gene encoding glucan endo-1,3-beta-glucosidase 5-like, with the protein MKKPWSLVFILGLCMISCADAFIGINWGRFSSQTMIPSMVVDLLLQNEIKDVRIFQQSNNVLEAFYNSGIRVTTGLSNNVIDNYLNMSTVQWWIEEKILKFENVMEFRYVTIGNDPFSMTFSGKIYINAVKVLKNMQEGFKINNRSHIRATMPHYTDVLTVTNTSKPSEVDFRPEIKEKMLEYVSFLRDHDAPFMLSMFPIHFVNNNSLDIEFAFMENKSSHFIKDINATYNNAFELLYDSLHWALYKAGAGTVKIAIAAIGWPTDGYPGASVQNAERFYKSFLPYIASGKGTPMRPNENIDVFLNSLSDENKIRLEVGTFQRHWGIYKFNGEPKFRIDFSGKGENTFPSVAKGVIHMPNRWCVFNKNLDDPKLVDNMKKMACNFSDCSSLEEGGSCHNLSYEDKVSYAFNGYFQTKGQASDSSHEECDMSGLGAVVSENPSTGTCEFPVEILSAEYAVEGATFGASDNGGERVHGWVSAYVVLLAISIIWNLD; encoded by the exons atgaaGAAGCCATGGAGCTTAGTCTTTATATTGGGGCTGTGCATGATTTCATGCGCAGATGCATTTATAGGAATAAACTGGGGAAGATTTAGCTCCCAAACAATGATCCCTTCCATGGTCGTGGATTTGCTGTTGCAGAATGAGATTAAAGATGTCAGAATTTTTCAGCAATCAAACAACGTTTTGGAGGCTTTCTATAACAGTGGAATCCGAGTTACGACCGGTCTCTCTAATAACGTGATTGATAATTATCTAAACATGTCAACAGTGCAATGGTGGATAGAAGAAAAGATACTCAAGTTTGAAAATGTGATGGAATTTCG GTATGTCACCATCGGAAATGATCCCTTTTCTATGACATTCAGCGGCAAAATTTACATCAACGCAGTAAAAGTTTTGAAGAATATGCAAGAAGGGTTTAAGATCAACAACAGATCACACATCAGAGCAACAATGCCACATTACACAGACGTCCTCACTGTCACAAATACTTCGAAGCCATCCGAAGTCGATTTCCGGCCGGAGATCAAAGAGAAAATGCTAGAATATGTAAGTTTCCTTAGGGATCATGATGCCCCTTTCATGCTTTCCATGTTCCCGATTCACTTCGTTAACAATAACAGCCTGGATATTGAATTCGCATTTATGGAGAACAAATCGAGTCACTTCATAAAAGACATAAACGCGACCTACAATAATGCATTCGAATTATTATACGATTCATTGCATTGGGCTTTGTATAAAGCCGGCGCGGGAACCGTGAAAATCGCAATTGCAGCCATAGGTTGGCCTACGGATGGTTACCCAGGAGCCAGCGTCCAAAATGCGGAACGTTTTTACAAAAGCTTTCTCCCTTACATCGCCAGTGGAAAAGGGACCCCCATGAGACCCAACGAGAATATCGACGTGTTCTTAAACAGCCTGTCTGACGAAAACAAGATACGTCTCGAAGTGGGTACGTTCCAGCGTCACTGGGGAATCTATAAATTCAACGGGGAGCCCAAATTCAGGATCGATTTCTCTGGAAAGGGAGAGAATACCTTTCCCAGCGTTGCTAAAGGAGTGATACACATGCCGAACCGATGGTGCGTCTTCAATAAGAACCTTGATGACCCTAAATTAGTGGACAATATGAAGAaaatggcatgcaacttttcgGATTGCTCGAGTTTGGAGGAGGGGGGATCGTGCCACAATTTATCTTATGAGGACAAGGTTTCTTACGCGTTCAACGGCTACTTTCAGACAAAGGGACAGGCATCTGACTCGTCACATGAAGAATGCGACATGAGTGGGTTGGGAGCGGTGGTGTCAGAAAATCCATCGACGGGGACATGCGAGTTTCCGGTGGAGATTTTATCGGCAGAATATGCCGTTGAAGGAGCAACATTTGGCGCCTCGGACAACGGCGGAGAGAGAGTACATGGGTGGGTATCTGCATATGTTGTGCTTTTAGCGATTAGCATCATATGGAATCTTGATTAG